The Lysinibacillus pakistanensis genome includes a window with the following:
- a CDS encoding TIGR04104 family putative zinc finger protein: MPKCIACKEKWSWKQSMRSIVSFSRFIDCPHCGKKQMLTSMTRISILLLVFVPYVTMPYVIDEEVKSSAVAIGIAIYLFALVLMMPFLMDVREIPKHLQKYVQK, encoded by the coding sequence ATGCCAAAATGTATTGCATGTAAGGAAAAATGGTCATGGAAGCAGTCTATGCGGTCAATTGTATCGTTTTCTCGCTTTATTGACTGTCCACACTGTGGGAAAAAACAAATGCTAACTTCAATGACACGTATTTCCATTTTATTACTAGTCTTTGTACCATATGTAACAATGCCTTATGTGATTGACGAAGAGGTAAAAAGCTCTGCAGTAGCGATTGGTATCGCGATTTACTTATTTGCCTTAGTCCTAATGATGCCATTTTTAATGGACGTACGTGAAATCCCAAAGCATCTGCAAAAGTATGTCCAAAAATAA
- a CDS encoding DUF5412 domain-containing protein: MDTTERVGRKKVYRKVLIVLGVWFLFIASIIGYGVYWLFFDWSRFKQELIAESTSPDGTYTVNAYVSDGGATTSYTVLGELMFNKENKKSKKIYWQYRENAADISWVDDDTVKINGVILDVPNETYDYRDHEENTNKP; this comes from the coding sequence TTGGATACGACAGAGAGGGTAGGACGGAAAAAAGTTTACAGAAAAGTGCTTATTGTACTTGGTGTCTGGTTTTTATTTATTGCAAGCATTATAGGATATGGGGTTTATTGGTTATTTTTTGATTGGAGTAGGTTTAAACAGGAATTGATTGCTGAATCCACTTCCCCTGATGGCACCTATACAGTGAATGCTTATGTTTCAGATGGAGGGGCCACTACATCTTATACGGTTTTGGGTGAATTAATGTTTAATAAAGAAAATAAGAAATCAAAGAAGATTTATTGGCAATATCGGGAGAATGCAGCCGATATTTCATGGGTTGATGATGATACTGTCAAAATAAACGGCGTGATATTGGATGTACCTAATGAAACCTATGATTATCGAGATCATGAGGAAAATACAAATAAGCCATAA
- a CDS encoding CD3324 family protein, translating into MKYVNASKVLPEKLLLEIQQYVQGENLYIPKQETNYQKWGTVSGGKQLIDHRNSNIKASFNNGISIQQLAVEYCLSIETIKKIVYSKKIDRGNDENLD; encoded by the coding sequence TTGAAATATGTAAATGCCTCAAAAGTTTTACCTGAGAAGTTATTACTAGAAATACAACAGTATGTCCAAGGAGAAAATCTGTACATACCTAAACAAGAAACAAACTATCAAAAATGGGGAACTGTAAGTGGTGGAAAGCAGCTCATTGACCACCGAAACAGTAATATCAAAGCGTCTTTTAACAATGGAATAAGTATTCAACAATTAGCTGTTGAATATTGTCTCTCAATTGAAACCATAAAAAAAATTGTTTACTCAAAAAAGATTGATCGAGGAAATGATGAAAATCTTGATTAA
- a CDS encoding sulfite exporter TauE/SafE family protein, which translates to MEYLLFLSIGIAGNVIGTLVGGGGLITLPTMMLMGVPVHSAIGANKVSNMVSAFSSFYTIYRRKELAWSEMRSVLLVSLIGGTLGGLFASLMDSQTLTLIAIILLGFALIMSFIGGADFGEREQFIMNRKNGPILLGVGFYDGMFGPGSSTLALYTYAHEKLSYIKAVGLSRVGVFAMCSGAAITYIATGKIEWPLTLILMIGSTIGAQIGIVLARKVNAKQVKLLLRIVTIVLILQLVYDFMKQL; encoded by the coding sequence ATGGAATACTTATTATTTTTAAGCATTGGAATTGCTGGTAACGTTATTGGCACATTGGTCGGAGGTGGAGGATTGATAACCCTACCAACCATGATGCTAATGGGAGTGCCCGTCCATTCAGCGATTGGCGCTAATAAGGTATCGAATATGGTAAGTGCTTTTTCCAGCTTTTATACAATTTATAGAAGAAAAGAATTGGCTTGGTCAGAAATGCGATCCGTTTTACTGGTGTCGCTGATTGGAGGGACACTTGGTGGCTTATTTGCATCATTAATGGACAGTCAGACATTGACGCTTATCGCCATTATTTTATTAGGTTTTGCATTGATTATGTCATTTATCGGCGGGGCTGACTTTGGCGAAAGGGAGCAGTTTATTATGAATCGTAAAAATGGCCCTATTCTACTGGGTGTTGGTTTTTATGATGGAATGTTTGGTCCAGGGAGTAGTACACTGGCACTTTATACATATGCACATGAGAAATTATCTTATATAAAAGCGGTAGGGCTATCACGTGTTGGCGTTTTTGCCATGTGCTCCGGCGCAGCGATTACGTATATTGCCACAGGAAAAATCGAATGGCCACTAACACTTATTTTAATGATCGGTTCAACGATTGGCGCCCAGATTGGTATTGTCCTTGCTCGGAAGGTCAATGCCAAACAAGTAAAGCTTTTGCTGCGTATTGTAACCATTGTATTAATATTACAGCTTGTCTATGATTTTATGAAACAGCTCTAA
- a CDS encoding GNAT family N-acetyltransferase yields MNQRKGLIMREIRLDEMAQSIDLLNYVFQMSMSIHKDRRFVNAKSKQFDEGHAIGWFDGTQLVSQILSLPFEVNVHGRIYEMGGITAVGTYPEYSRHGLMESLIMECLQRMRNEGQYISYLFPYSIPYYRKKGWEIMSDIVEFQVKDTQLPHYAGLNGKIRRVDPKHEDVVTIYASYAQKTHGVMVRNSIAWNEKFQEDFWEEKFIDSDVNLQAAVYYDEDDVPQGYMFYRIMEENYYIDEIVYLQEEARKGLWNFVSAHSSMIYNAYGKTTGNEAVAFLLEDSEIIQKVSPYFMARIVDVKEFLLRYPFVGNDFQLRLAVSDRIVAWNNGTFVITVQEGKVSVDKISETLSENAIHLTVQTLATMLLGYKRPSYLEKIERLQGNTIEIALLETVLPVGIPTFIDYF; encoded by the coding sequence ATGAATCAACGAAAAGGCTTAATCATGCGAGAAATTAGATTAGATGAAATGGCACAATCCATAGATTTACTCAATTATGTGTTTCAAATGTCCATGTCCATTCATAAGGATCGTCGCTTTGTCAATGCAAAGAGTAAGCAATTCGATGAAGGACATGCAATTGGGTGGTTTGATGGAACACAGCTTGTCTCACAAATTTTAAGCCTACCTTTTGAGGTAAACGTACATGGTCGGATTTACGAAATGGGCGGTATAACGGCTGTCGGAACATATCCTGAATATTCAAGACATGGATTAATGGAAAGTCTAATTATGGAATGTCTACAGCGGATGCGAAATGAAGGGCAATATATATCCTATTTATTTCCATATTCAATTCCGTACTACCGAAAAAAGGGCTGGGAAATCATGAGTGATATTGTGGAATTTCAGGTCAAGGATACACAGCTACCACACTATGCAGGATTAAATGGAAAGATACGTCGAGTTGATCCAAAGCATGAGGATGTTGTTACGATTTATGCGAGTTATGCCCAAAAAACGCATGGTGTGATGGTACGCAATAGCATTGCCTGGAATGAAAAGTTTCAGGAAGACTTTTGGGAAGAAAAGTTTATTGATAGCGATGTTAACCTTCAGGCAGCTGTTTATTATGATGAGGATGATGTGCCACAGGGCTATATGTTTTATCGTATTATGGAGGAAAATTATTACATTGATGAAATCGTCTATTTACAGGAAGAGGCACGTAAAGGCTTATGGAATTTTGTCTCTGCTCATAGCTCAATGATTTATAATGCTTATGGCAAAACGACTGGCAATGAAGCAGTTGCCTTTTTACTGGAGGATAGTGAGATTATACAAAAGGTTTCCCCTTATTTTATGGCGCGTATCGTGGATGTCAAAGAATTTTTATTACGTTATCCATTTGTGGGAAATGATTTTCAGTTACGACTGGCTGTTAGTGACCGTATTGTGGCATGGAATAACGGCACATTTGTGATTACGGTGCAGGAAGGAAAGGTTAGTGTTGATAAGATCAGTGAAACACTATCTGAAAATGCTATTCATCTAACAGTACAAACGTTAGCCACAATGCTATTAGGCTATAAACGACCAAGCTATTTGGAAAAAATCGAACGCTTACAGGGCAATACCATTGAAATTGCACTACTTGAGACAGTGCTCCCTGTCGGTATTCCAACATTTATCGATTATTTTTAA
- a CDS encoding AAA family ATPase — protein sequence MYLKSCKVLQNNIEDKHVYPFNIPSLQDLQELEFPTNVTFFVGENGSGKSTLLEAIADCCDFNTAGGGRQNLYEVHKAESALGEYIRLSWWPKVSNGFFLRSETFYQFASHIDLLEHPYKYAAYGGKSLHHQSHGESFLSLFIHRFKGKAIYLLDEPEAALSPTRQLSLLKIMKDLEHEAQFIIATHSPILLGYPNATIYSFDGEEIKSIRYEETIHYIVTKRFLNAPETIFSELFDEERET from the coding sequence ATGTATTTAAAATCATGTAAGGTGTTACAGAACAACATCGAAGATAAGCATGTGTATCCCTTTAACATACCAAGCTTGCAGGATTTACAGGAGCTAGAGTTTCCTACAAATGTCACTTTCTTTGTTGGTGAAAATGGCTCTGGTAAATCCACATTGCTGGAGGCAATTGCTGATTGCTGTGATTTTAATACAGCAGGTGGTGGGCGACAAAATTTATATGAGGTACATAAAGCGGAATCTGCACTTGGGGAATATATTCGATTATCTTGGTGGCCGAAAGTTTCAAATGGCTTTTTCCTACGTTCTGAAACGTTTTATCAATTTGCGAGTCATATTGATTTGTTAGAGCATCCATACAAATATGCAGCTTACGGTGGCAAGTCATTACATCATCAATCACATGGAGAATCATTTTTATCATTGTTTATACATCGCTTTAAAGGAAAAGCCATTTATTTATTGGATGAGCCTGAAGCAGCACTATCGCCAACAAGGCAACTCAGTCTCCTTAAGATTATGAAGGATTTAGAGCATGAGGCACAGTTTATTATTGCTACACATTCACCAATTTTACTTGGCTATCCAAATGCAACAATTTACAGTTTTGATGGTGAGGAAATAAAGTCTATTCGTTATGAGGAGACCATTCATTACATTGTTACAAAGCGCTTTTTAAATGCACCAGAAACCATTTTTTCAGAGTTATTTGATGAGGAGAGGGAAACATGA
- a CDS encoding GNAT family N-acetyltransferase yields the protein MNLESKRIYLRTLQELDAPVILGITTEEEIRYMTGTKPNFTLDQIKAHIKKINNDSSRYDFAICLKENDQMIGELSILDIEEDNKKAGFRISMSSIELTGKGYGSEAIKIVLQFVFEELHLNRLQLEVFDHNLRGIRAYEKVGFVKEGVLRESLYYNGNYSDEIIMAILKTNYKNTLLQ from the coding sequence ATGAACTTAGAAAGTAAAAGAATTTATTTGCGCACCCTTCAAGAATTAGATGCACCTGTTATACTTGGAATTACTACAGAAGAAGAAATTCGATATATGACAGGAACGAAACCTAACTTTACATTAGATCAGATTAAAGCCCATATTAAAAAGATAAATAATGATTCATCACGTTATGATTTTGCAATCTGTTTAAAAGAAAATGACCAGATGATTGGTGAACTATCTATTTTAGATATTGAAGAAGACAATAAAAAAGCAGGATTTAGAATTTCTATGAGCTCGATTGAGCTAACTGGCAAAGGATATGGATCAGAGGCTATTAAGATTGTATTACAATTTGTTTTTGAGGAACTACATTTAAATCGTCTTCAGTTAGAAGTATTTGACCATAATTTGCGAGGAATAAGAGCCTATGAGAAGGTTGGCTTTGTAAAAGAAGGCGTCTTGCGTGAATCGTTATATTACAATGGCAATTATTCGGATGAAATTATTATGGCAATACTTAAAACTAACTATAAAAATACATTATTGCAATAA
- a CDS encoding PD-(D/E)XK nuclease family protein: MFDITPYPTFSWSLSRHKTLTSCARKYGYEYYFSHNGWLSYNVEPFHQHVYRLKKLQSMPILFGQIVHRFIEQAINDYLQTGKPPSLEELIHWARGQLNTAFVDSTRHFELWRQKPTKYYMMQEIYYNGMLNPELIQDYKERLRLVFNHFLMSETFRQITAQKGSLRIGEPEQFRSMKIDDIQVFVVMDFHYYDELTDKWVIVDWKTGSESDDDRQQLALYAYYVQQKYRVSLEQIEVYNEYLLTGNRKKYVFTDIDMDNILYTFQRSVLEMKKYQADIFLNEPLDIEDFEQTLEKWHCRGCNFRELCEQIYDEKLSK; this comes from the coding sequence ATGTTTGACATCACACCGTACCCAACCTTTTCGTGGTCACTTTCTCGTCATAAAACGTTAACTAGCTGTGCACGAAAATATGGCTATGAATATTATTTTTCACATAATGGCTGGCTAAGCTACAATGTGGAGCCTTTTCACCAACATGTTTATCGCTTAAAAAAGCTACAATCTATGCCGATTTTATTTGGACAAATTGTCCACCGATTTATCGAGCAGGCGATTAATGATTATTTACAAACTGGAAAGCCGCCAAGTCTAGAAGAACTGATACATTGGGCACGGGGCCAGCTTAATACTGCTTTTGTAGACTCTACACGCCATTTTGAATTATGGAGACAAAAGCCCACAAAGTATTATATGATGCAGGAAATCTACTATAATGGGATGCTTAATCCTGAACTTATTCAGGACTATAAAGAACGTTTACGGCTTGTCTTTAACCATTTTCTGATGAGTGAAACATTCCGGCAAATTACGGCACAAAAAGGCTCTCTACGTATTGGTGAGCCTGAACAATTTCGCTCCATGAAAATAGACGATATCCAAGTATTTGTCGTAATGGATTTCCATTACTACGATGAGCTTACGGATAAGTGGGTGATTGTCGATTGGAAGACGGGGAGTGAGTCTGACGATGACCGTCAGCAATTAGCGCTCTATGCCTATTATGTACAGCAAAAATACCGTGTATCACTTGAGCAAATCGAGGTATATAACGAATATTTATTAACAGGAAATCGCAAGAAATATGTATTTACTGACATCGATATGGATAATATTTTGTATACATTTCAGCGTAGTGTCTTGGAAATGAAAAAGTACCAAGCTGATATTTTTTTAAATGAGCCTCTAGACATTGAAGACTTTGAACAAACGCTTGAAAAATGGCATTGTCGTGGGTGTAATTTTAGGGAATTATGTGAGCAGATATATGATGAAAAATTGAGCAAGTGA
- a CDS encoding CPBP family intramembrane glutamic endopeptidase, translating into MIINIAISAIIQVILFSAIPFCWWFFTARKKQSFLSWLGIKKPVIKNKGNYTVWFLLTIFLLFVPSNLIVFFYIDSSLLASNRFAGLGFAAIIPVLLYAIIQTGLSEELFFRGFLLKRFAHTFGFQIGNILQSLLFGSIHGLMLFSAIPFGVVVLVVIVTGLAGYLMGWMNEKKSNGSIITSWCIHSFCNLIVSFFAMFNVF; encoded by the coding sequence ATGATTATCAACATTGCTATCAGTGCCATTATTCAAGTTATTTTATTTTCAGCAATACCATTTTGTTGGTGGTTTTTCACAGCAAGAAAGAAACAATCATTTTTATCATGGCTCGGTATTAAAAAGCCTGTCATCAAAAATAAAGGAAATTATACTGTATGGTTTTTACTCACGATTTTTTTATTATTCGTACCGTCTAACCTAATTGTCTTTTTTTATATAGACAGCTCACTTTTAGCATCAAATCGTTTTGCAGGACTTGGCTTTGCGGCGATTATCCCCGTGCTTCTTTACGCAATTATCCAAACGGGCTTGTCAGAGGAACTGTTTTTTAGGGGCTTTTTATTAAAAAGATTTGCACATACATTTGGCTTTCAGATAGGAAATATTCTGCAAAGCTTACTTTTTGGTAGTATTCATGGATTGATGCTATTTTCTGCCATTCCTTTTGGAGTTGTAGTGTTAGTTGTGATTGTAACGGGATTAGCAGGTTATTTAATGGGGTGGATGAACGAAAAAAAATCCAATGGCTCCATAATCACGAGCTGGTGTATACACAGCTTTTGCAATCTGATTGTTTCCTTCTTCGCTATGTTTAATGTGTTTTAA
- a CDS encoding IS110 family transposase codes for MNPVVGLDISKGESQVQAFLDKGKPYRKSFKVTHTLEGLNDLVIFLEDVKNEAGMKPTIILEATGHYGAPVIHYLEERGYLLIIINPLISYKARGSSLRKVKTDAIDAYLLCELFYKEELEPYKKRGVQLLNLRNLTRQHENITGVMIQTKLQFQAVLEQIFPEYKGVFGDLYSMVSLLTLSEFPSSEDILKASEESITDKIYELCKSRSIRWANEKALQLKAAAARNPFEKTVYQSHILSLDMYIKILLQYKEHLSKLESEIDALAKEIEEYSIIKSIPGIGEKIAATIISEIGEIDRFNNPKKLVAFAGVDPSVFESGKFSATKNRITKRGSSRLRHALFMAVRCAIRDCRKTKTDDTIIPRNKKLREFYDKKRDEGKPFKVAIIACVNKLIHWIFALLKNRTTYQDLA; via the coding sequence ATGAATCCAGTCGTTGGTCTGGATATTTCAAAAGGAGAAAGCCAGGTACAAGCATTTTTAGATAAAGGCAAACCATATCGTAAAAGTTTTAAGGTAACGCATACTTTAGAAGGTCTGAATGACTTAGTTATATTTTTAGAGGATGTAAAAAACGAGGCTGGTATGAAGCCTACGATCATTTTAGAAGCTACAGGACATTATGGTGCCCCTGTCATACATTATTTAGAAGAACGAGGATATTTATTGATTATCATTAATCCGTTAATTTCATATAAGGCAAGAGGTTCCAGTTTGAGAAAAGTAAAAACGGATGCCATTGATGCCTATCTTCTTTGTGAATTGTTCTATAAAGAGGAACTGGAGCCATATAAAAAACGTGGTGTGCAATTATTAAACCTTCGTAATCTTACTAGACAACATGAAAATATAACTGGCGTAATGATTCAAACTAAGTTGCAATTTCAGGCAGTCCTTGAACAGATATTTCCTGAATATAAAGGGGTTTTCGGAGACTTATATTCTATGGTTTCACTATTAACTCTTTCCGAGTTCCCTTCTTCAGAAGATATTTTGAAAGCAAGTGAGGAATCCATTACAGACAAAATATATGAACTATGTAAGAGTAGGTCCATTAGATGGGCAAATGAAAAAGCTTTACAGCTTAAAGCCGCTGCAGCTCGTAATCCTTTTGAAAAAACAGTTTATCAAAGTCATATTTTAAGTCTGGATATGTATATAAAGATCCTTCTTCAGTACAAAGAGCACCTATCAAAGTTAGAGTCAGAAATAGATGCCCTCGCTAAAGAAATTGAAGAATATAGTATTATCAAATCTATCCCAGGCATCGGTGAAAAAATCGCTGCAACGATTATTTCTGAGATTGGTGAAATAGATCGATTTAACAACCCTAAAAAGCTTGTGGCTTTCGCTGGAGTTGACCCAAGTGTTTTCGAATCAGGTAAATTTTCAGCGACCAAGAATCGAATTACAAAACGAGGTTCAAGTAGACTTCGTCATGCCTTGTTTATGGCTGTTCGTTGTGCAATACGAGATTGCAGAAAAACTAAAACAGACGATACAATCATTCCTCGAAACAAGAAATTACGTGAATTCTATGATAAAAAACGTGACGAAGGAAAACCTTTTAAAGTAGCGATTATAGCTTGTGTTAATAAACTTATACATTGGATTTTTGCCTTGTTAAAAAACAGAACTACGTACCAAGATTTAGCTTGA
- a CDS encoding PLP-dependent aminotransferase family protein, with amino-acid sequence MNDFIFFFTDKEAKYKQIYQQIKTLIEQGSLKTNDTLPSIRRLADTLQVSRNTTLTAYEQLVAEGYIRGEGRKGYFVNEFEQVFLHEEPGPSIPDKKKITGNITIDFRAGAVDQQYFPLKIWRQMANQILHGEECYTYGDPFGEPRLKEQLVGYLLQARGVHVDAEDIFIGSSTQQLLIYLGFLLKEDFDNIILEDPGYNGAREAFKLHNFKIQSLPVLENGAQLQHLTHLHARLIYITPSHHFPYGVSMSIQQRQALIQWAKQVDGYILEDDYDSEFRYTQQPFPALASIDKSRVIYIGTFSKSFLPAVRLSYIVLPKTFVSKYKERFQYFEHNASSLHQLTMAAFMEKGEWTRHIKRMRITYKLKINRLVQELQQQFGDKITVLGAQSGLYILVKVHMQLSEQQLIENAAQYGVKVYPTSPFFLRQTSTEPIIQLGFSKLQLDEIVLGVQLLKKAWLT; translated from the coding sequence ATGAATGATTTTATTTTTTTCTTTACAGATAAAGAGGCAAAATATAAGCAAATCTATCAGCAAATCAAAACTTTAATTGAGCAAGGTAGCTTAAAAACAAATGATACGCTTCCCTCTATTCGTAGGCTAGCAGATACACTACAGGTGAGCCGCAATACGACCTTAACTGCCTATGAGCAGCTTGTCGCAGAGGGATATATACGTGGAGAAGGACGAAAAGGATATTTTGTCAATGAATTTGAGCAGGTATTTTTACATGAGGAGCCAGGACCAAGCATTCCCGATAAAAAGAAAATCACAGGAAATATCACCATTGATTTTCGAGCAGGTGCTGTCGATCAACAGTATTTTCCGTTAAAGATTTGGCGACAAATGGCCAATCAAATATTACATGGGGAAGAATGCTATACATATGGGGACCCATTTGGTGAACCTCGTTTAAAGGAACAGCTTGTGGGTTATTTATTACAAGCTCGGGGTGTTCATGTTGATGCAGAGGACATTTTTATTGGTAGCAGCACACAGCAACTGTTAATTTATTTAGGCTTTTTATTAAAAGAGGATTTTGACAATATTATTTTGGAGGATCCCGGTTATAATGGAGCGCGTGAAGCCTTTAAATTACATAACTTCAAGATACAGTCATTACCTGTTTTGGAAAACGGCGCACAGCTTCAGCACTTAACACATTTACATGCACGTCTAATTTATATTACGCCTTCCCATCATTTTCCCTATGGCGTTTCAATGAGCATCCAGCAGCGACAAGCCTTGATTCAGTGGGCTAAACAAGTGGATGGCTATATTCTAGAGGATGACTATGATAGCGAATTTCGCTATACACAGCAGCCATTCCCTGCCCTTGCCTCTATTGATAAATCACGTGTTATCTATATTGGCACATTTTCTAAATCCTTTTTACCAGCAGTTCGCTTAAGCTATATAGTACTGCCCAAAACATTTGTCTCTAAATATAAAGAACGCTTTCAATATTTTGAGCATAATGCTTCCTCTCTCCATCAATTAACAATGGCAGCATTTATGGAAAAGGGTGAATGGACAAGGCATATTAAACGAATGCGGATTACCTATAAACTAAAGATCAATCGTCTAGTACAGGAGCTACAACAACAATTTGGAGACAAGATTACAGTATTAGGAGCACAATCAGGTCTCTATATTTTAGTGAAAGTACATATGCAGCTTTCTGAACAGCAACTCATAGAAAATGCCGCACAGTATGGCGTTAAGGTATATCCAACCAGCCCCTTTTTCCTTAGGCAAACAAGCACTGAGCCTATCATTCAACTAGGCTTTAGCAAATTGCAACTAGATGAAATTGTTTTAGGAGTACAACTATTAAAAAAAGCTTGGTTAACTTAA
- a CDS encoding DUF1648 domain-containing protein: MHGQQKTPTPRFCMQLTWIVGTIFLAGVTATLIQYHKLPDSIPVLQSFTSEHAQFGPKIAIFYLPFVALMLFLLLHYLEVRAAYPVLRKNKPTLSHGQRQNGILTFCLIKNSILLYFTYSLFNDLTVALGHNRILQQWHAYLFLVVLSVIFIVGIIRGVLLGKKI; the protein is encoded by the coding sequence ATGCACGGGCAACAAAAAACACCTACGCCACGTTTTTGTATGCAACTAACATGGATTGTCGGCACTATATTTCTTGCGGGTGTTACTGCAACGCTTATTCAATATCATAAGCTGCCAGATTCAATACCCGTTTTACAAAGTTTTACAAGTGAACATGCACAGTTTGGTCCAAAAATCGCTATTTTTTATTTACCTTTTGTTGCACTTATGCTGTTTTTGCTACTACATTACTTAGAGGTCAGGGCTGCCTACCCAGTTTTACGTAAAAATAAACCGACTCTTTCCCATGGTCAAAGACAAAATGGAATTTTAACGTTTTGTCTCATTAAAAATAGTATCTTACTATACTTTACGTACTCACTTTTCAACGACTTAACAGTTGCATTAGGCCATAATCGTATTTTACAGCAATGGCATGCCTATCTTTTTCTAGTTGTATTAAGCGTGATTTTCATCGTAGGCATCATACGTGGTGTTTTACTAGGAAAAAAAATTTAA
- a CDS encoding GNAT family N-acetyltransferase: MEMKTVTLATVKEVVPLFNAYREFYNQPSDLEQAEQFLKERLQKEESIIFLAYLDAQPVGFVQLFPIFSSVAMKKAFLLNDLFVAEHARKQGVAMRLIEECYAYCKNEDARYITLETATDNKQAQKLYEKLGMKIDHEVFHYIKYW; the protein is encoded by the coding sequence ATGGAAATGAAAACAGTAACACTTGCAACAGTAAAAGAGGTAGTCCCATTATTTAATGCCTATCGAGAATTTTATAATCAACCTTCAGATTTAGAGCAAGCTGAGCAATTTTTAAAGGAGCGTTTGCAGAAGGAGGAATCAATTATTTTCCTTGCGTATTTAGATGCTCAGCCAGTAGGTTTTGTCCAGCTTTTCCCTATTTTTTCATCAGTTGCGATGAAAAAAGCCTTTCTATTAAATGATCTATTTGTGGCAGAACATGCGAGAAAGCAAGGAGTGGCAATGCGTTTAATTGAAGAATGTTATGCATACTGTAAAAATGAGGATGCACGATATATAACCTTAGAAACAGCGACTGATAATAAACAAGCTCAAAAGCTATATGAAAAGCTTGGAATGAAAATAGATCATGAGGTTTTTCATTATATTAAATATTGGTAG
- a CDS encoding RNA polymerase sigma factor — translation MEFDELYERYFQRIYQFIYYMVSDPSLAEDLTQETFLRVYKGQFRNDAALGTYIRKIARNIVYDSYRKKALIKWLPFQKSHEDRETHYVPHEWIIQSEDRRLLYEAIQLLKPAYREVVIYRKIEELTLAETCEILGWSTVKVANTQRNALKALEKILGGDEFGFAQSTKETQ, via the coding sequence ATGGAATTTGATGAATTATATGAACGATATTTTCAACGCATTTATCAATTTATTTATTATATGGTTTCAGATCCTAGTTTAGCAGAAGATTTAACACAGGAAACATTTCTAAGGGTTTATAAAGGACAATTTCGAAATGATGCAGCTTTAGGTACTTATATCAGAAAAATCGCACGAAATATTGTCTATGATTCGTATAGAAAAAAAGCGTTAATTAAATGGCTGCCATTTCAAAAAAGTCATGAGGATCGAGAGACACATTATGTGCCACATGAATGGATTATCCAGTCTGAGGATCGTCGACTGCTCTATGAAGCCATCCAATTATTAAAGCCAGCGTATCGTGAAGTAGTGATATACAGAAAAATTGAAGAACTGACATTAGCTGAAACCTGTGAAATTTTAGGGTGGTCTACAGTAAAAGTAGCAAATACACAGCGAAATGCACTAAAAGCATTAGAGAAAATATTGGGAGGTGACGAATTTGGATTTGCACAATCGACTAAAGAAACTCAATAA
- a CDS encoding GNAT family N-acetyltransferase: MFLKSDILSLRKTELRDLGFVCSLESNEENAKFIIPWSKEKHEKAIENTDILHLIVEDSQWNHPVGYIIIAGLENPNLSLELVRITIGEKGKGYGKESFRLIKNWVFTNHNANRLWLDVKVNNMRAFHLYKKQGFVVEGTLRECLKNEKGFESLHIMSILKSEFENQDH, from the coding sequence TTGTTTTTAAAATCTGACATTTTATCATTAAGAAAAACTGAATTAAGAGATTTAGGTTTTGTTTGTAGCTTAGAATCAAATGAAGAAAATGCAAAATTTATTATCCCGTGGTCTAAAGAAAAGCATGAAAAGGCAATTGAAAACACTGATATATTGCATTTGATTGTAGAAGATAGCCAATGGAATCATCCAGTAGGATATATAATTATTGCTGGATTAGAGAATCCCAATTTAAGCCTTGAGTTGGTAAGGATTACAATTGGTGAAAAAGGAAAGGGCTATGGGAAGGAATCATTTAGGCTTATCAAAAATTGGGTATTTACGAACCATAATGCTAATCGTCTATGGTTAGATGTAAAAGTAAATAACATGCGTGCTTTTCATCTTTATAAAAAACAGGGATTTGTGGTTGAGGGAACATTAAGGGAATGCCTAAAAAATGAAAAAGGCTTCGAATCTTTACATATTATGTCTATATTAAAGAGTGAATTTGAAAATCAAGATCATTAA